A stretch of DNA from Acidobacteriota bacterium:
CGAGGCCCCTCGCCCAGGAGTGATGCCGGACCATGCCGGCTGCAGCCGGATTATTTGCCGAACTTGTAGCGCATGCCGACGGACAGGAGGCCCTGCTCGTTCTCGATGTCGAGCGAAGCCGGGATCAGGCTGGCATCGGCCTCGATGTCGGCCTCGCGCCAGCCGTACTCGGCGAACGCTTCCCAGCGATCTCTGAAGTTGAGCGTAGCCCCGACCTTGACCTGGTAGGCGAACGCCGTGTCATCGTCGTCGATGATGCCCACGCCCGAAGGGTTGAACGTGACGTCCACCGAGGAGAACCCGATGCCGGCACCGAGGTAGGGCGAGAACATGCCGTCGCGGTTGAAGTCGTAGTAGGCGTTGGCCATCATGCTCATCGTCTCGATTTCGCCTTGCCCGGCGGCGACGATCTGGCCCACGGTGGCCCCGAGCTGCATGGCGCTTCCGGTCAGGACCGCGGCGTCGACACCGTCGATCAACGTTCCGCCGGCCGTGACGCCGTCGTGGAAGTCTACGTCGGCGCTGGCCCACGAGACCTCGATCCCGGAACGAAGACCGCTCGAGTAGCGCTTGCCGGCCTCGAACGAGAACGCCGTGCCGCTGTCGAATTCGGTGGTCCATCCCACGTTGGTTCCCAACGGAAGGACGGTGCCGTTGGGGACGGCCGGGCTGCCGTCGCCGGTCGTGAAGTCGGAGGTGAAGGCGCCGGAGTTTTCGCTTTCTTCCTGAGAAACGGTACCGAACGAACCACTCACGTACCAATCCGAACCGGCCATAGTTGCCGGAGCCGCCATCACCATCAGGACCGCGAGCATGAACTTCCACATGATTCTGTCTCCTGTCTGCAGTTGGCCGGGCTCGGTGCGGTCGGCAGTCGCAGCCCTGCGTTCGAACGTTGTTCTTGCTGTCCTACGGGTATTCGCGGCGGCGTGGCCGACGGATTCAGCGAATTTCAAGAAGCCTTGAATTCGGGTGATAAACGTGCCCGATGGGCACGCTGTTGGGGTGGCGGGACACCGTAGAATGCGGCGGTAGTTGGTTACATATCACCCGTTTCCCAGACGCGGAGAATCCGAAAACGTGGATAGAATTGCTTCTCCACCATGAATCCGGTCTGGGATCCGCTGCGCGATAATCCTGAGTTTGCCGCACTGCTGGACAAGTACGAGCTCATGGGAAAATGAGTGTCCAAAAAGTGACATAGAGGACGGAAAGCCTGGATCTGGGCGGACACCACGGACACCAAAAAGATCGGTAGGTCGCTAGAGTCCACCAAACACGAATCCCGGAACCGGACTCATAATCCGCTGGTCCCAGGTTGGCTCCCTGCGGTCGCCGCGACTCGGTGCTGCGCACCTCGGCGTCGAGTCCAGGTGGGCCCACCATTTGAAGTTGTTGTGATGCAATGGGTTGGGGTGATCGGGGAGGCCCTAGTCAACGGTCACCGGGTTAATGCCGTATTGTCGGCGCAACTCGGCGGCATCGCTCGTACGCTGCTGCTCGTCGAAAAGCTCCACAAGTAGAGCGGCTGCTGCGATCGTATCTTCGGCCTCGGTCCCGTACTTCTTGTGATGACGGCGCAACGATCGCTCGGCCAACGTCGTCGCCTCGTCCAGTCGCCCGAGGCCCTGAAGGGTCAAGGCCAAGGCATGGAGGGCGTACAGCGTGTGTTCGTGGTTGTCGCCCTTGTAAAGGGTCTCTAGACCGTCGTAGGCTTCCCGCAGGAGTGCCTCGGCGCTCTTCTTGTCGCCCCGCTCAAGACGCAAGTTTCCCAGACTGAACGCGCTGACCAGCGTCTTCCCGTGGTCGTTGCCCAGTACCCTGCGCCTGATTGCAAGCGCCTCAACGTACAGTGGCTCGGCCATCTCGGGGCGGCCGGTCTGGTTGTACAGGTTGGCCAGGTTGTTCATCGTCGCCGTCGTAAAGCCGTTGTCATTGCCCAGAACTCGGCGTCGATCTTCAAGCACGTCCACGAACAGACGCTCGGCCTCGTCGAAGCGCTGGAGGTTCTTGTAGATGGTCGCGAGATTCTGCTTGGCCGTCAGCGTGCGCTCGTGCTTTGCTCCCAGCTGGTCGCTCTGCGAGGCCACCAATTCCTCCCAGATTTCGGTCGCCCGGTCGAAGCGCCGCTGCCCGTAGGAATTCATGGCCACTCGGTTGAGCAGGTTCAGCGTCGCCTCGTGCTCAGCTCCGTGGACCCGCCGATGTAGCTTGACCGCTTTCTCCAGATGAGGCTCCGCAGCCTCATACAACCCCAGTTCGTAGTACATCGTGCCGATGGTTGCGCGCACCTCGGCTTCGATCTCCGGTTCGTTACCGAAATCCTCGTCGATGGTCTTGGCCAACTCGTCGAGCACCTGACGCACCGTGATGTCCTGGCCCTTGGCGACGTTCGGATCGACCTTGCCGAGCATGTTCGTGAGCATGTCGGTGACCGTTTGCGCCCTGCGTGCCTGGCTGCGCTCACGAACGAATCCGATCCCCGTGCCTACGACACCTGCAACCAGTGCGACCAGCAGTGCCGACACCATCGCAACTGCCAACCTGTTGCGACGTACGAATTTCCCGGCGCGATAGGCGCTACTCGGCGGCCGGGCCGAGATGGGCTCGTTGGCCAGATAGCGTCGAATATCCTGACTCAGGGCACTCGCCGTTTCGTAGCGCCGGGTACGATCTTTCTCCAGCGCTTTCATCACGATCCAGCAAGCCGTCGATGCGGCTTTGCAATCGGGCACCCTGATTCGCATTCTCCCCGGCCTCGGCGTGTACAACGAGAGTGTCGTCGTCAATCGCGGCATGGTGCTTCAGTTCGAGGGAGCAACGACTACGGCGCGCAGCCACTCGGGAGTGAGTGTATCCGGGACCACGGGGCCAGCCTTCGACCTGGTCTCATCGTTGGGAACGAACAGAATCACGCTCCGCGACCTGACAATCGGCGGGACCGACGGAATCCAGGCGGCGGTGGGAGCCGAACTCGACGAGCTAACCTTTTCGTCAATCAGCGGTACGGCGCTGATCCTGAACGCCGGGAGTCACGTCGTTCGTGACGTGAGTTTCGACGGAACAGTCGCCAACGGCGTGACGATCGCGGCGGGCGCCGACCTGACCGCACGAAACACTTCCTGGATGGGGCTGACCGGAACCGCGTTGCAGATCTCCGGGACAGCGACAATCGACGAATGCTTGATCGTGCAGAACGCGCAGGCCATCGCGGTCGCCGCGTCCAGCGGCTCGCTCCAGATGTTGCGCTCCACGGTGGCCGATAGCAGTGGGTCTGGCGTGGACAACAGCGGTGTCGGGGCGGTTGCGATCGATGGTTCGATCCTGTGGAACAACTCGGTCGCGGACATGGCGGGCGTCAGTTGCAGCGACGTATCGCACTCGATCGTCGGCACCGTCGATTGCACTCTGGTCAATGGCAACTTGCAGAGCGATCCGCTGTTTGCCGGGGCGAACGATTACCAGTTGCAACCGGGCTCGCCAGCGTTGGACTCTGGCCCCGCCCCGTCGCTCTACGGGGGAGAGCCTTGCACCGACCTCAACGGCGATCGCCGCTTGCGCGACTGGGACGGTGACGGTCTGGCTCAGAACGATCTGGGTCCGTACGAGGCGCACAACACCGGGCTGGTCCCTGGTGATGTTGCCAACTTGTTCTGGAGCGATTCTCAAACGTTGGAGTGGGATGCTGCGGCGTCAGCGACGGAATACCACATTTATCGCGATTTTCTCGGGACCCTCGGGTACGCGGCCTTCGGAACGTGCCGCGACGATCTGGATGGGAATCGAACCGACACCCTGCTCAGCGATGGAGAGCTACCGGCGCCCGGAACGGCCTTCTTCTATCTGATCTCCGCGGAGGACGGCGGGGGAGCAGAGGGCAGCATCGGATTCGC
This window harbors:
- a CDS encoding right-handed parallel beta-helix repeat-containing protein, encoding MQSGTLIRILPGLGVYNESVVVNRGMVLQFEGATTTARSHSGVSVSGTTGPAFDLVSSLGTNRITLRDLTIGGTDGIQAAVGAELDELTFSSISGTALILNAGSHVVRDVSFDGTVANGVTIAAGADLTARNTSWMGLTGTALQISGTATIDECLIVQNAQAIAVAASSGSLQMLRSTVADSSGSGVDNSGVGAVAIDGSILWNNSVADMAGVSCSDVSHSIVGTVDCTLVNGNLQSDPLFAGANDYQLQPGSPALDSGPAPSLYGGEPCTDLNGDRRLRDWDGDGLAQNDLGPYEAHNTGLVPGDVANLFWSDSQTLEWDAAASATEYHIYRDFLGTLGYAAFGTCRDDLDGNRTDTLLSDGELPAPGTAFFYLISAEDGGGAEGSIGFATCVERSNFSVCP
- a CDS encoding outer membrane beta-barrel protein, with the translated sequence MWKFMLAVLMVMAAPATMAGSDWYVSGSFGTVSQEESENSGAFTSDFTTGDGSPAVPNGTVLPLGTNVGWTTEFDSGTAFSFEAGKRYSSGLRSGIEVSWASADVDFHDGVTAGGTLIDGVDAAVLTGSAMQLGATVGQIVAAGQGEIETMSMMANAYYDFNRDGMFSPYLGAGIGFSSVDVTFNPSGVGIIDDDDTAFAYQVKVGATLNFRDRWEAFAEYGWREADIEADASLIPASLDIENEQGLLSVGMRYKFGK
- a CDS encoding tetratricopeptide repeat protein, which codes for MPDCKAASTACWIVMKALEKDRTRRYETASALSQDIRRYLANEPISARPPSSAYRAGKFVRRNRLAVAMVSALLVALVAGVVGTGIGFVRERSQARRAQTVTDMLTNMLGKVDPNVAKGQDITVRQVLDELAKTIDEDFGNEPEIEAEVRATIGTMYYELGLYEAAEPHLEKAVKLHRRVHGAEHEATLNLLNRVAMNSYGQRRFDRATEIWEELVASQSDQLGAKHERTLTAKQNLATIYKNLQRFDEAERLFVDVLEDRRRVLGNDNGFTTATMNNLANLYNQTGRPEMAEPLYVEALAIRRRVLGNDHGKTLVSAFSLGNLRLERGDKKSAEALLREAYDGLETLYKGDNHEHTLYALHALALTLQGLGRLDEATTLAERSLRRHHKKYGTEAEDTIAAAALLVELFDEQQRTSDAAELRRQYGINPVTVD